Within Pangasianodon hypophthalmus isolate fPanHyp1 chromosome 11, fPanHyp1.pri, whole genome shotgun sequence, the genomic segment TTTGTCACTGGTGTGTATATAGCACTCTTTATTTatgatctttatttttttttccctacattaCATACACTTGCATGAGATGAATAATTAAATTGCTTTGTATGGTCTGAATTTATGCCCTCATTGGCTGCAGTCCGACATCCCCAGAGTGCAGACCTGGAGGATGATCACAGGGCTTCCGACATCTAAAACTGCACAACTGCACTCAATGAGGGTGCAAAACATCTTTGATGGCATCTTCACCCACACTTAGGCTTTGTGGACACATGATCTTAACCATGGCAAGGAAACTTGGGCTACGTACAATAAACTGCCTCAATCAACACTGGGTACGAGGTAGGGCTACACCCTTGATGGTaatgccaatccatcacaggcaaactgcacacacacatttacacacacattcacacctaggggcaatttagcacagccGTTCCACCTAGagtcatgtttttgggagggagaacatgcacaggaaCTCTGCACCGACAGTAACCCGAACTCAGGATCgaatcagggaccctggaggtgtgaggtggcaacgctacccactgcaccatctTATAGTCAACAAAGAAATTTAACCCTTCACCTCATGTCAGTGTACATTATATAAAGACTGTAAGTAATCACTTTTATATATGCATGTTGTTAATTTTTGGTCATGAAAATGCTGAGTGGACCTTTAATTAATAACGTACTGCAGAAACGCCACACCGCAGCACAGGGTAAACTTACAACTGTTCAAAAGACTCTTAGCAAATTTAGTGGTTCTTAGGAAACAGGATCAGAATAGTTACAACATGAGTGAAACCAAGATGGCCATCTGTCCATCAGTAATAATAGAGAAGTCTTGGTTCTCATGGACATACGTAATGACCGGCATATGGCTGATAAGTGCCGAATTAGTTCAATGGATACTCAACGGTATTTCAGCTTTAGTCTTATTCATAGGGCTCATGCTGTGTTGTAGTTGCCCACATCCTTTCCAAAGTTATAATAGTCCAGCTCCTGTATAGCAACCTCAGAGAGCTTGGTGAGATTAGGCGCATCGTTAGCATCCATATTTTCAGGGGCAGCGAAGTTAAAGTTATCCTCTTCATAATCCTCATGAGGTTCCAGATCTGGAGGAGCATCTGAGAGACAAATAAGAGGTCAAAAATGAAGCAACGATATTGTTGATATGTGAATTTCAGCCTTGAATAGATTTGGTTAGATCTTCCTCACCTTGTCCCTCTGGGGATACATCCATGCCATGTTTGACCTTCATGTGTCGACTGAGGTTTCCCTTCAGGTTGAATCGGCTGGAGCAGTATGCACATTTAAATGGCTTGCTGCCAGCATGGAGATGCATGTGACCCAGAAGATTATACATTCGGTTAAATGATTTCCCACACacctgttaaaaaaagaaaaaaaagaaaaaaaaagtgttaagtATAATTGCATGAGGTTTGAAAGATGCcgtatttatttctgatttgcCTACAAGGGACTGAACATTTATTGCTGGATAGATAGCTGGATCTTGTGACAGTGGTGCCAACGCCTTTCAGGGAAAAGTAGCTATTGTATGCTCAAAACGTCACCAGATGATGTCagagactaatttgcatattcactgATTTGTCaggatcatttgcatatcaaatgTGAAGATAGtaaagaatagaaaagaatGGAAGAAATGAGAATAGAGATGAGTTCTATCAGAATAGGAAATAATAGAttataacatatttattatagaaaGAAGTCGTCTTTGATCGTGGCACCAAAaagtattttcaaaatattcaaaGCAACAATTTACGTATTTACAAAATGCTATCATTTTTATCAAGAAATCAGACAAAGCAAGCAGTGGTAGTGAGTAGTTGTATCGTATGTTAGCTGGACAACCGTACTGTGTGCAGGAAAGTCACCAAGATCAGTTCAAAAAAAGTTACTAGATTTGTCACTAGGCttcttttttgaaataaaatcactAAGGGGTTTAAAAAGTCACCAAGTCTAGCGGCAAATCCACTACGTCAGCAACAATGGGTTGTGTACAGTCAACCAGATGGGTCCAAATTCTTCATGGTATCAATGTTAACCAATACCGCCTTAGCAAATTCCAGAACTGTTTAAGTGAATATGATTTGCTAGTCAAGTCTGTGGTGCTCTGACATTCTGGAGCCTTACCTTGCACTTAAAGGGTTTCACAGGAAGGTGGACGATCATGTGAGTTTTTAGAGTCTGCTTCTGGACGAAGGACTTGAAGCAGACGTGACACTGAAAGGGCCTGACGCTGGCGTGGATCAGCATGTGCCTCCTCAGGTTTGCAGACAATGTGAACTCGCGAGCACATACGTCACACTTGAAGCCTTTTGTTCCCTGAGGATCAACAGGAAGCAATAAAGACTGGTGACATCTCAAGGAATGATTTACAATAGACATCAGTGTAAGAGTATTTATCATTCATCTCAttcaaataacaataatttctttttgttttgggtGATGTATTGAAAAAGGATAGTTTACATACACTGAGTTGGTAGTTTATTGTCAGTACATTCCAATGAGCGGGACATAACTGCATCATATAGTATTAATTAAGTAAACCAGTGTTTCTAGCATGAGCGTTAAACTGATTGTTAGAATGGGTAAAATGAGAGAACAGTTAGTTTATGGTATGATAGCTGGTGTTAGCTAGTTCTACATTTAAACctttggcagacacttttaaaaagcaaacTTACAAATGAGTTGAGCagatgagcttttttttttttttttttcctttttctttttttaaaaagtctgtaaAAAGCTGGTGCAACTGCAGTAgtttttcattccaaccaagcggGAACCACTGATCCCACTttgtttaatcagctgatcttgGTCTTCAGTCAGGTTCGGTACCTGCTTGGTTGGAAGGAAACACTGCAACCACAGCAGCACCTTTGCGGATAAGACTGGGCACAATCATTGTAGCATCTCCATAACAGGTGTTTTCTTAGAGAAAGAATCTCTCCAGCAGACACAGGACATCACAATTGTACTgttgaggagaaaaaaatgtgcctGGTAGGACAAATCAAGATTTGTATTCCATGCTGCAGAAAAGATTAGAATTTGGTTCAAGCAGCATGGATCCATGGTACAATACTTTTTGAGGTTAACAATACAAGGCTTGATATACTGATACCAACCAAAGAGGATATGAATATGACCATGGAATTGATCAAATTCAGCCCTCCATGGCTACAGTTTGTCCACATTTTATAGGacacttccagcatgataatgcaccatgacACGCTGAATGGTTCCACTGAACTACACGCTAAGAATCCCCTATTGCACAACAGCTACCAATTGGAAGTGGTGAAGtctagcatgtgcttcctctgagacacgtgcaTCTTtccgaactgctgctcatgctatgtcacaggacagctgaacacacttAGGGGAAAgcgctaactgccctcttccacatacacaaactCATAGATGGCAGTGATTGGTTAATAAAAGGACAAGCGCAAGGGCAAGCGCAACGGCAACCTCCCACCCCAAAGAGCATGGCCAGTTGTGCGACATGGACAGCTgtagcatcatcaggattcaaacttttGGTCTCCCAGCAATAAGGCAAATGCTTTTGTGTTGTGGTACAACATTCTTGTGCAACACATCTCAACATCTGTTTGAATCTTATCCTGGCCAAATAAATTACATCTAACCAAGCACACCACTACTAGATAAGGGTCAATAATAGTCTGGAAACTCAGGGGATACATTTTTAGGTGAATCTACAGGGGTGTCGAAGTCAGGTCCTGGAGAGCCAAGACCCTACAGATATTTGAGTTTACCCTCTTTTACCACACCAAATTCATCCCATGAAGGCCTTgggaacacaaaacaaacaatgagTTGTATCTGGTATGTTAGAGGAAAGAGAGTGAGGCAAAGAGAACAAGTCAAACCTGATGCCAACAGTGCGGATGGCGATGTCTCCACCACCatcaagtctagtccttcttgctactaatttgtatgccagaattacccttaaaatatactttaatcATGAAGGAaactattgaagaaaaactatttcagacatttgaccttgctgatCCTGTTTAGATTAATTCCAAAACCTGAACAGTTCATCTACTGGTTACAACGAGGATCTCGGACAGACGCATGGACAATCAGATACACAGATAACCGCTGGCAAAAATCATAGCTAGCTAAAAATGGGCCTGGAGCTCTTGAACATGAAGGTGTAAGTAACATCTCTACAGGACAATCacgaaggaagctattgaagaaaaaaactattttatacatttgaccttgctgtgaccttgaccctatTTGGATCACTTGCAAAatctgttcatctgctggttacaatgataattccatataaagccgacaaacattcaaccactcgttcttgagatatcgcacTAAAGATAATGAAAGACGGATggacaacccaaaaacataatgagGAAAATAAACGGACAGATGGACAACCCgaaaaaaaaggaactgcaGGGTGGTCTTCAATAGTAAATGAGCAGGAAAGACCAAAAAAATGGAGAATGGATAGGTAATAGAGTtagatgtgaaaagaaaaacagaaaatgagagaTCTCAATTAAAAAGCAAGCATCTGGATAGCATAATTGCATAGTTCATCACATTTACAGAAACTGAGATTAAGATAGCTAGGAATTACTTGCTACATTAGGGAAGAGCATGCAAGAGTTATGGCATTAACTCCAGTAATAATTCATATGAGCCTGGAGTTGGGAGCAGAGAAGATAATATTGAGATTCCAATATTGATTCTTCTGCTAGCTGTATACCTgacaactgaccaatcagagggggaaaaaaaaaattattctccAAGCATAAATTTCCTACTTTATTTCTAATTACTGACTGCAACCACAGTCCAGCAATTTCTCAAAAAATCATTACTAATAACCACAATAATCACCATAACCACAcaacaataaattataaaataagatGTACCACCTTACATCATCAGCATCCGTTTACTTTTCATAGACCAACATCGTTCATTAGACTTGCTCTTTTTAACATGTTGCACTTTCACGTCCTCTAAAAGTGTAGGCTATTTCTATAAAGTCATATGCAAGCTCTAACCATGACATGCAGTGTTTTCTGTCACGACCAAACCAAAAGACGTCTTTGGCATGATCAGCTCATTGCAAACATTCGATGTAAACAGATAGCTCTTGCCAGATGGCAGATAAATCCCACAATCCCACTCTCCCACTCTCCAATATATTCTATGCAACCTAGCTGAATTAGCCACTAATGGAGCACTACtcatgtatttaaaattaaaacgaAGGACACGCTGGGTTTgcagtttattaaacacacaaaaacatttttaataaggtACCTAAGAAACTGGGctctctgtatatattttattgtacaaGGTGTAAAGATATTTTTTGCTACAAATAAATTCTCTCAgttaaacattataaatgaaaatgtatttggaAACCTTGTATTTCTGGCACTGGTATTTGTCCTAAGCCAAGGTTTTTCGTCCAACTATCTTGGAATTAGTCTTGTAACACATGAAAAGCATATGTACGCCTACTTTTGTATCTGTGCTTACAATGTAAATGAGTTTGTTACTACTGTGCTAGAagctccatacacacacaaacatactgaAACAAAGTCATTTTTACCTTAGAGGCACGTGCCTGAGGCTTGAGCactttgtgtgtgagagagtgctGACGTAGCTGGTGGAGCTGCAGGAACTGCAGGCCGCACTGGCTGCAGGAAAAAGAGCGTTGGGCCTGATGCTTCAGCATATGGTTCTGCAACTGACTACGGTAAGCAAATGTCTTACTGCAGTGGCTACACTGGAAGGTGGCTGGCCCTTGGTGGCTGACCTGATGGCGTTTGAGGTGGGCATAGGTGGGGAACTCCATGGAGCACTGCGTGCAGATGTGGCAGCGGCCTCGCTCATGCTTTACCTCATGGGCTCGCAGCTCACTGGGGTAGGCGAAGCCTCGGCGACAGAAGCGACAGCTGAAGGGCTTGACATCTGAGTGTTGCAACATGTGGCGTTTTAGGTGGCTGGTCTGAGTAAAACCCTTTTTGCAGACAGTGCACTTGTGCGGCCGTGTGCCTTGGTGCGTCAGGAGGTGTGTCTGCAGGTGGCTTGGCTGCTTGAAGAGCTTACCACAATGTGGGCAGGCATGGGGTTTAATGCCATTGTGACCCAAGATATGTGTTACAAGGTTATATTTAGAAGTGTATGACTTTTCACACATGCGGCACTTCCAGCGCTTCAAGCCTTCGCCAACGTCCACACAATATGACTCGTTGATCTGAATGTTGATGTCCAATCGGTCAATGCGGCGCCCCCGCGGTGCCTCCCCTTCCACAGGCTCCCCCCAGAAGAGGCCTTGGTTGCTCTCATCAAACTCCCCGACCCCATCCATATCGCCACCCTCATAGCCAACCTCATTAGCACGGAAGTAGCTGCTGATCTCTTCCCCTCCACCGCCGGCCTTACCCATCCTTGCATCATTCCCTTCCTCTTGTACGTCctcatttcctcttttctccaGTGTATGGTTTCTGCCATGAGAATGAACCTCATTAGATGTGTGAGTGTTGGGGTGGTTATGAACATGGTGGTTAGGTGGTGGATGTGTGCTCTTGGGTTCCCGGACACAGGTAGAGCAGCAGTTGTTGGGGTGAGGTTTGGATGCAAGGCGGTAACCAGAGCTGTCCACCATCTGCATGCTCTCTCTAGGCATCATGCTCATCATGTGGTTGCAGGAAGGTAGTCCCGGGGTCACGGACTCACCTTTGACATGTGAACCCGAGTTCTGGTGCCCTACAAGAGGCTTTGTGTTTTCAGGTGTCCCCTGCCACCTCCTTTCAGCGCAGCTTGGGTGAACCTGACCTTCTTCTCCGAGGTTCACACCCAGGTAGTCTCCATTGGCACCAATGAGCTGGTCAGCATACTCGTAGTCCATCCGCTCGATGGACGGAGCAGGAGATTCTTTGGGCTCGCCGGTATAAAAGCCGTTGGGTGCAATGGTGGCACCGAAGACCTCGTTCTGGGATATAAGTCCCAACACAGCAGCCTGGGCCAGAGACAAGACCACCACTGGGTCTGTCTGTGTCCCCACATCCATCTGCTGGTGCATGGCTTCAGCGTAACATCGAACCAGCTGCTGGGTCTTCTCCTCCtgccacacagacacacaataaaATACCTCAGAGTGGATAAATGTGCAACCTAGTCTTCAAGTAAAATACAACTAAAAAGATTTGTTGGATTGCATTGCCTGTTCACCATTTAAACCACAGAGCCACTCGATTCATCTCAGGAGgaattaaaatgctttatttggGATAGAACTGAAGATTATGTCAGGTAATTTCAATGTAATTCAATCAACTAATTTAATTGCACATAAAAACGATACACTGATAGCTGTGAATTCTGCTCGCCTAGccctcttttttccccatttgtgAACACTATACTCTTCccaaaataagtaaaaaagagagagataccaacaaaaaaaatcatgaatatgCACAGTGAGGGAAAGAGTGCATGAAAGGAAGCTCGACTGACAGAAAAGACAGATTAGGCgagtgatgga encodes:
- the znf710b gene encoding zinc finger protein 710 isoform X1, translated to MRSLKHLKPQTKRNLEEKTQQLVRCYAEAMHQQMDVGTQTDPVVVLSLAQAAVLGLISQNEVFGATIAPNGFYTGEPKESPAPSIERMDYEYADQLIGANGDYLGVNLGEEGQVHPSCAERRWQGTPENTKPLVGHQNSGSHVKGESVTPGLPSCNHMMSMMPRESMQMVDSSGYRLASKPHPNNCCSTCVREPKSTHPPPNHHVHNHPNTHTSNEVHSHGRNHTLEKRGNEDVQEEGNDARMGKAGGGGEEISSYFRANEVGYEGGDMDGVGEFDESNQGLFWGEPVEGEAPRGRRIDRLDINIQINESYCVDVGEGLKRWKCRMCEKSYTSKYNLVTHILGHNGIKPHACPHCGKLFKQPSHLQTHLLTHQGTRPHKCTVCKKGFTQTSHLKRHMLQHSDVKPFSCRFCRRGFAYPSELRAHEVKHERGRCHICTQCSMEFPTYAHLKRHQVSHQGPATFQCSHCSKTFAYRSQLQNHMLKHQAQRSFSCSQCGLQFLQLHQLRQHSLTHKVLKPQARASKGTKGFKCDVCAREFTLSANLRRHMLIHASVRPFQCHVCFKSFVQKQTLKTHMIVHLPVKPFKCKVCGKSFNRMYNLLGHMHLHAGSKPFKCAYCSSRFNLKGNLSRHMKVKHGMDVSPEGQDAPPDLEPHEDYEEDNFNFAAPENMDANDAPNLTKLSEVAIQELDYYNFGKDVGNYNTA
- the znf710b gene encoding zinc finger protein 710 isoform X2, translated to MHQQMDVGTQTDPVVVLSLAQAAVLGLISQNEVFGATIAPNGFYTGEPKESPAPSIERMDYEYADQLIGANGDYLGVNLGEEGQVHPSCAERRWQGTPENTKPLVGHQNSGSHVKGESVTPGLPSCNHMMSMMPRESMQMVDSSGYRLASKPHPNNCCSTCVREPKSTHPPPNHHVHNHPNTHTSNEVHSHGRNHTLEKRGNEDVQEEGNDARMGKAGGGGEEISSYFRANEVGYEGGDMDGVGEFDESNQGLFWGEPVEGEAPRGRRIDRLDINIQINESYCVDVGEGLKRWKCRMCEKSYTSKYNLVTHILGHNGIKPHACPHCGKLFKQPSHLQTHLLTHQGTRPHKCTVCKKGFTQTSHLKRHMLQHSDVKPFSCRFCRRGFAYPSELRAHEVKHERGRCHICTQCSMEFPTYAHLKRHQVSHQGPATFQCSHCSKTFAYRSQLQNHMLKHQAQRSFSCSQCGLQFLQLHQLRQHSLTHKVLKPQARASKGTKGFKCDVCAREFTLSANLRRHMLIHASVRPFQCHVCFKSFVQKQTLKTHMIVHLPVKPFKCKVCGKSFNRMYNLLGHMHLHAGSKPFKCAYCSSRFNLKGNLSRHMKVKHGMDVSPEGQDAPPDLEPHEDYEEDNFNFAAPENMDANDAPNLTKLSEVAIQELDYYNFGKDVGNYNTA